A stretch of the Bacillota bacterium genome encodes the following:
- a CDS encoding acyl-CoA dehydratase activase gives METVRAGIDIGSRTIALVVLDGLKTVRSVIEDTGFNPGERAREMVALLPPEAAVIATGYGRHAAKAEFAQRVVTEIKAHALGAGCLFPGAGTVLDIGGQDMKVIALDESGDVADFQMNDKCAAGTGKFLEVMAGALGYGSVGEFGRDSMAGSPGTKITSMCTVFAESEAVSLLHRGVDRRDIGRALHASVVERAFGLLQRVGCEAPLVFTGGVALNPCVVALLRERIKGAVLLPETPQMVGALGAALAGLKK, from the coding sequence GTGGAGACCGTAAGAGCCGGGATCGACATAGGGTCCAGGACGATCGCGCTGGTGGTCCTCGACGGGCTGAAAACCGTCCGGTCGGTTATCGAAGACACTGGGTTCAACCCCGGTGAAAGGGCGAGGGAAATGGTCGCTTTACTGCCGCCGGAAGCGGCCGTTATCGCTACCGGGTACGGTAGGCACGCGGCAAAGGCCGAATTTGCGCAGCGTGTTGTCACCGAGATAAAGGCCCACGCCCTGGGGGCCGGTTGTCTGTTCCCGGGAGCCGGGACGGTTCTGGATATCGGCGGGCAGGATATGAAGGTCATTGCCCTGGACGAAAGCGGCGATGTGGCGGATTTTCAGATGAACGACAAGTGCGCCGCGGGCACGGGTAAGTTTCTCGAGGTTATGGCCGGCGCTCTAGGTTATGGTTCGGTCGGGGAGTTCGGGCGCGACTCCATGGCCGGCAGCCCGGGTACGAAAATCACGAGTATGTGCACTGTCTTTGCGGAATCAGAGGCGGTTTCCCTGCTGCACAGGGGTGTCGACCGGAGGGATATCGGCCGGGCCTTGCACGCCTCGGTGGTTGAAAGGGCCTTCGGCCTGCTGCAGCGCGTCGGCTGTGAAGCCCCGCTGGTCTTTACCGGCGGCGTGGCGTTGAACCCGTGCGTTGTAGCGCTGTTGAGAGAAAGAATTAAAGGGGCGGTGCTTTTACCGGAAACGCCGCAGATGGTAGGGGCGCTTGGAGCGGCTCTGGCCGGACTTAAGAAATAA
- a CDS encoding double-cubane-cluster-containing anaerobic reductase gives MASDYRSMWESLGLDLEAHDQLLQALPPTYGDVYLAQSDRPAGMEYFDFVINEIHGLRIQELQEHKARGGKVVGAFCVFVPEEIVRAAGGICIGLCSGIEIGAAQAEKVLPRNICPLIKSFMGFKLSRVCPYFESCDVVVGETTCDGKKKAFEILSDYVPVHVMETPQMKRAKDRSLWRSEVRDFMAYVEEIAGSRITKDSLGRAVREVNAKRRALMRLAELRKNTPSPISGKDCLLIEQIAMYDDVERFTAKVNELCDELETRVGEGRGADGAGAPRVIVSGTPMAIPNWKVPHIIESSGAAIVAEELCTGLRYFENTVPEDGADAERMLDDIAERYLDINCACFTPNGGRTEKLAQLAEEYKADGVIHCSLAFCDPYMVEANRVEKVLKERGIPLLKIETDYGQEDSGQLKTRLEAFLEMIG, from the coding sequence ATGGCTTCTGATTACCGTTCGATGTGGGAATCGCTCGGGCTTGACCTGGAGGCCCACGACCAGCTTTTGCAGGCGTTGCCGCCCACGTACGGGGATGTCTATTTGGCGCAGAGCGACCGGCCGGCGGGCATGGAGTATTTCGATTTCGTGATCAACGAGATTCACGGCTTGCGCATCCAGGAGCTTCAGGAGCACAAGGCAAGAGGCGGCAAGGTTGTCGGCGCCTTCTGCGTCTTCGTGCCGGAGGAGATAGTCCGCGCGGCGGGCGGTATCTGTATCGGGCTCTGTTCCGGGATCGAGATCGGCGCCGCGCAGGCCGAAAAGGTTCTGCCAAGGAACATCTGTCCCCTGATCAAGTCCTTCATGGGGTTTAAGCTGTCCCGGGTGTGCCCGTATTTCGAGTCCTGCGACGTGGTCGTCGGAGAGACGACCTGCGACGGCAAGAAGAAGGCTTTTGAGATTTTAAGCGACTACGTCCCCGTCCATGTCATGGAGACCCCGCAGATGAAAAGGGCGAAGGACAGATCCTTGTGGCGGAGCGAGGTACGGGATTTCATGGCATACGTGGAGGAAATCGCCGGGAGCAGAATCACGAAAGATTCCCTCGGGCGCGCCGTCAGGGAGGTTAACGCGAAGCGCCGGGCTCTGATGCGACTCGCCGAGCTTCGCAAAAACACTCCTTCGCCCATCAGCGGCAAGGACTGCCTGCTGATCGAGCAGATCGCCATGTACGACGACGTGGAACGTTTTACCGCCAAGGTCAACGAATTGTGCGACGAACTTGAAACCCGCGTCGGGGAAGGTAGGGGGGCTGACGGCGCGGGCGCGCCGCGGGTCATTGTGTCCGGCACGCCGATGGCGATCCCGAACTGGAAGGTGCCCCACATCATTGAAAGCAGCGGCGCGGCGATCGTGGCCGAGGAGCTGTGCACCGGCCTGCGCTATTTTGAAAACACGGTGCCGGAGGACGGCGCGGACGCGGAACGGATGCTCGATGACATTGCGGAGCGGTATCTTGATATAAACTGCGCCTGCTTCACCCCCAACGGCGGCAGGACGGAAAAACTGGCGCAGCTTGCGGAAGAATACAAGGCGGACGGGGTCATCCACTGTTCCCTGGCGTTTTGCGACCCGTACATGGTGGAGGCGAACCGGGTGGAGAAGGTGCTCAAGGAGCGCGGGATTCCTCTGTTGAAGATTGAAACGGATTACGGGCAGGAAGACTCCGGCCAGCTCAAAACGCGGCTAGAGGCGTTCCTGGAGATGATTGGGTAA
- a CDS encoding TetR/AcrR family transcriptional regulator → MNKRRLEGEQTKRHIVDKAKLLFSRKGYAATSIEDICAAVGCSKGSIYYHFKNKEDLFLCLAEQSFKEWWEGWEAISSQYESVTEKLYAYGDYTVDNFQKPMNNVGEEFFEKVGMDSESGKKLLAVINTFMEGLEKLMSEGIAGGEFKNEDPKELAFFFATFHIGLSHGFPMGTDRETMRSQYRKATTLFLQGISTRNET, encoded by the coding sequence ATGAACAAACGCAGACTCGAAGGAGAGCAAACAAAAAGACACATCGTCGACAAAGCCAAACTCTTGTTTTCACGGAAGGGATACGCCGCCACCTCCATAGAAGACATCTGTGCCGCGGTAGGATGCAGCAAGGGCAGCATCTACTACCATTTTAAAAACAAAGAAGACCTGTTCCTTTGTTTGGCGGAACAATCCTTCAAGGAATGGTGGGAGGGGTGGGAAGCAATCTCCTCTCAATATGAATCCGTTACCGAAAAACTATATGCTTACGGCGACTACACCGTAGACAATTTCCAAAAACCGATGAACAATGTCGGCGAGGAGTTTTTTGAAAAGGTAGGAATGGACTCGGAAAGCGGTAAAAAATTACTCGCCGTTATCAACACCTTCATGGAGGGTTTAGAAAAGTTAATGTCGGAGGGGATCGCCGGAGGCGAGTTTAAAAATGAAGACCCCAAGGAATTGGCCTTTTTTTTCGCGACTTTTCATATCGGACTGAGTCATGGTTTTCCGATGGGTACGGATAGGGAAACCATGAGAAGTCAATATCGCAAAGCGACTACCCTGTTTTTACAAGGTATAAGCACCAGGAACGAGACCTAA
- a CDS encoding alpha/beta hydrolase — MKSATQTVSDKRTNEVVAKMTKRFKSSEGQRLLYESYDRLLGLWGVDKEELYIETRYGTTHVIATGDTANPPLLLFHGSGDNSSIQWLSNMHELAKHFHVIAVDSFAGAGKSEPNERYSKEFDPALWIDDILNALAINKTHMAGVSYGVNLALTYAAENPDRVSRIVCMAAYVHVKGIQSHLQILRSLRVFFPEALIPTETKAIKLFQKLCGPNFNTLLLNQELMNHWFYILKYTRLAKQKMTKFNDEAIAAFRDKALFLIGDSDRVVYHPSVIKMFNAYNLNYKIIKNAGHVINGEQPELINKEIIRFLSA; from the coding sequence GTGAAATCAGCGACCCAAACCGTCTCTGATAAAAGAACAAACGAGGTGGTTGCAAAGATGACAAAAAGATTCAAAAGCTCTGAAGGACAACGATTGCTGTACGAGTCTTACGACCGGTTGCTGGGATTATGGGGAGTGGATAAAGAGGAACTGTATATAGAAACCAGGTATGGGACGACACACGTCATCGCCACAGGCGACACGGCTAATCCCCCTCTGTTGCTTTTTCATGGCAGCGGTGATAATTCGTCAATACAGTGGTTGTCCAACATGCACGAATTAGCAAAGCATTTTCATGTCATAGCCGTGGATTCTTTCGCTGGGGCGGGTAAAAGTGAACCCAACGAAAGATACTCCAAAGAATTCGACCCGGCTTTATGGATCGATGACATCCTAAACGCTTTGGCGATCAACAAAACCCACATGGCCGGAGTATCATACGGCGTCAACCTGGCGTTAACCTATGCCGCCGAGAATCCGGACAGGGTAAGCAGGATTGTATGTATGGCGGCGTATGTCCACGTAAAAGGCATACAATCCCATTTACAGATACTCAGAAGCCTACGGGTTTTCTTCCCGGAAGCTTTAATCCCTACGGAAACAAAGGCAATAAAGTTATTTCAAAAACTATGCGGTCCAAATTTTAATACCCTCTTATTAAACCAAGAGCTGATGAATCACTGGTTTTACATATTGAAATATACCCGGCTTGCGAAACAGAAAATGACAAAATTTAATGATGAAGCAATCGCCGCGTTTCGGGATAAAGCGTTGTTTCTCATCGGTGACTCCGACAGGGTGGTTTATCATCCGTCGGTGATAAAGATGTTTAACGCCTACAATTTGAATTACAAAATTATCAAAAACGCCGGGCATGTAATTAACGGTGAACAACCGGAGTTAATTAACAAAGAAATCATCCGGTTTCTTTCGGCTTAA
- a CDS encoding glycosyltransferase — translation MRKSAQGSDGGIERKIKFSIIIPAYNEEKLIKRCLDSIVAASAPYKDRVEIIVVLNRCTDRTEEIALSYNCIIAKEDSKNMAKIRNAGAKAARGEIIVTIDADNWMTGNMLTEIEKHLKTGRYIGGGVRGKLERISLGIIASLLVFIPLFIKYGNVSVGLFWCYKKDFDAINGFNENLRMGEDIDFALRLKKWGKKSGKKYGTITKATMMTSCRKWDMFGDWSLFKQPKLVWGILKGDVEEFADECFYDIKK, via the coding sequence ATGCGTAAAAGCGCCCAAGGGTCTGACGGTGGTATTGAGCGGAAGATCAAGTTTTCCATCATCATACCCGCTTACAATGAAGAAAAATTAATAAAAAGATGCCTGGATTCGATCGTTGCCGCATCAGCGCCTTACAAAGATCGGGTTGAAATAATCGTCGTACTGAATCGTTGTACCGACCGGACCGAAGAAATAGCGTTGTCCTACAACTGCATTATCGCAAAAGAAGATAGCAAGAATATGGCCAAAATCAGGAATGCCGGGGCCAAAGCTGCGCGAGGCGAGATAATAGTTACCATCGATGCCGACAACTGGATGACCGGCAATATGCTGACCGAAATAGAAAAACACTTGAAAACGGGAAGATACATCGGCGGCGGTGTCAGGGGTAAACTCGAAAGAATATCTTTAGGGATAATAGCATCCTTATTAGTATTTATCCCGCTGTTTATCAAGTACGGAAACGTCTCCGTGGGCCTCTTCTGGTGCTATAAGAAGGACTTTGACGCAATAAACGGGTTCAATGAAAACCTGCGTATGGGGGAAGACATCGACTTCGCACTGCGTCTTAAAAAATGGGGCAAGAAATCCGGTAAAAAGTACGGAACCATCACCAAAGCAACCATGATGACCTCGTGCAGGAAATGGGATATGTTCGGCGACTGGAGTTTATTCAAACAGCCCAAACTGGTCTGGGGCATCCTTAAAGGGGATGTGGAGGAATTCGCCGACGAGTGTTTCTATGACATAAAAAAGTGA
- a CDS encoding cupin domain-containing protein — protein sequence MFTGHGKNGYMPVLDGIEQKTLVYGAKTLMAEFLLKKGATLPRHAHPHEQTGYLVKGRIRLSIGAEEYDVRPGDSWCIPGGVEHGAGIVEESVAIEVFSPVREDYLPKDAVK from the coding sequence ATGTTCACAGGGCACGGAAAAAACGGATATATGCCCGTTTTGGACGGGATTGAACAGAAGACGCTGGTGTACGGCGCTAAGACCCTGATGGCGGAGTTTCTATTGAAAAAAGGCGCCACCCTGCCCCGGCACGCGCACCCTCATGAACAGACGGGGTACCTTGTGAAAGGCCGTATCCGTCTTTCAATCGGCGCGGAGGAGTATGACGTGCGACCCGGCGACAGCTGGTGTATCCCGGGCGGCGTCGAGCACGGCGCCGGGATCGTGGAAGAATCGGTGGCCATCGAAGTGTTCTCACCGGTTAGAGAGGATTACCTGCCGAAAGACGCAGTGAAGTAA
- a CDS encoding prohibitin family protein: MNLSKPVPRTLAGIAGVVLFFVVLCPWVIIPAGHQGILLQFGAVKATLDEGIHFRIPLMQTVYKMDVRVQKEQAEADAASKDLQTVTSVIALNFHVNPSSAAHLYEQVGKDYGVTIIEPAIQEAVKAVTAKYTAEELISERRIVSADIKALLDSKIRPYGIYVDGFNVVNFDFSAKFNEAVEEKLAAEQRALKAKRDLERIKIEAEQKVASAKAEAEALRIQKQQVTTELVRLREIEVQKQAVEKWDGRLPNVTGGTVPFIQVSPDKK, encoded by the coding sequence TTGAATTTAAGTAAACCGGTACCCCGGACTTTGGCGGGAATCGCCGGCGTTGTGCTTTTCTTCGTGGTACTCTGTCCGTGGGTGATTATTCCGGCGGGGCACCAGGGGATTCTGCTGCAGTTCGGCGCGGTTAAGGCCACGCTTGACGAAGGGATTCACTTCAGAATACCGCTGATGCAGACGGTCTACAAGATGGACGTGCGGGTGCAGAAAGAGCAGGCGGAGGCCGACGCCGCCAGTAAGGACCTGCAGACCGTCACGTCGGTGATCGCCCTCAACTTCCACGTCAACCCTTCTTCGGCGGCGCACCTGTATGAGCAGGTGGGGAAGGACTACGGCGTTACGATTATCGAACCGGCCATTCAGGAAGCGGTGAAAGCGGTCACCGCGAAATATACGGCAGAGGAACTGATAAGCGAGCGCCGCATAGTAAGCGCCGACATCAAGGCGCTGCTCGATAGCAAGATACGGCCGTACGGCATTTACGTGGACGGGTTCAACGTCGTCAACTTCGACTTTAGCGCGAAGTTCAACGAAGCGGTGGAAGAGAAGCTGGCCGCGGAACAGCGCGCCTTGAAAGCCAAACGCGACCTGGAACGCATCAAGATCGAGGCCGAGCAGAAGGTGGCTTCCGCCAAGGCGGAGGCGGAGGCGCTCCGCATCCAGAAACAGCAGGTTACAACGGAACTCGTGAGGCTGCGGGAGATCGAGGTTCAGAAGCAGGCCGTGGAGAAGTGGGACGGCCGACTGCCGAACGTCACGGGCGGGACGGTTCCTTTCATCCAGGTCTCGCCGGATAAAAAGTAG
- a CDS encoding DUF3231 family protein — protein MQIGDIHIGRPETANPIVADVLEVSALWDELVSRYNAIEFTQIVQNFAHDVDLKLILSKGLFNTLERQVDKLEAEMNKLKIPLPERPPKSVNTPSTSGILQDKFIFGLLFTGMQSMLSSHIKHVQVITTMDGLRKMLIDFVHEELSLFDKMILYGKLKGWLRNPPKFSP, from the coding sequence GTGCAAATCGGAGATATCCATATAGGAAGACCCGAAACAGCTAACCCAATTGTTGCTGATGTGCTGGAAGTATCCGCTTTATGGGATGAATTAGTTTCCAGGTATAACGCTATCGAATTCACACAAATCGTTCAAAACTTTGCTCACGATGTAGACTTGAAGCTGATCCTGAGCAAAGGCTTGTTTAATACCCTTGAACGACAGGTTGATAAGTTAGAGGCGGAAATGAATAAGCTGAAAATACCGTTACCGGAAAGACCTCCCAAGTCCGTTAACACCCCCTCCACAAGCGGTATATTGCAAGATAAGTTCATTTTCGGCTTGTTGTTCACGGGTATGCAGAGTATGTTAAGCTCTCACATCAAACATGTTCAGGTAATAACCACAATGGATGGCCTGAGGAAAATGCTTATAGATTTTGTTCATGAAGAACTGAGCCTTTTTGACAAAATGATCCTATACGGCAAGCTTAAGGGTTGGCTCAGAAACCCGCCAAAATTCAGCCCGTAA